The nucleotide window GACCTAATGTAGAGCAGAAATATCTTGTTACATGTGGAGCAAGTGCAGGACTTGCAGCTGCATTTAATGCTCCTCTTGCAGGAACGATATTTGCATTGGAAGAATTACATAAGTTTTTTTCTCCTCTTCTTTTGATTTGTGTCCTCGTGGCAAGTGGAGCTTCTAATTATGTATCAAGGCTTATATTAGGATCAAAGACTGTTTTTGAACACAATTTTGTCCTGCCCGACCATACTTCTCCGTTATTTGCCGTTATAATTACTGGAATTTTCTGTATTATTATAACATTAGCGGGAAAAGGATTCAGTTTCTTTTTGGTGTATTTTCAGAAAAAGTATAAAAATATAAAACTGAATAAATATTTGAAAATATCCTTTTTTATGATTACAGCATATACGGTGTGTATATTTTTCAAGGATATAACAGGCGGAGGACATAGTCTGATAGAGCATATGTTTCATTCAGGAATTCCATTAAAATTACTTCTTGTTATTTTAATACTGAAATTTTTTTATACTATGTTAAGTTACAGTACCGGATTTCCCGGCGGTATATTTCTTCCCATGCTTGTAATAGGAGCTTTAATAGGAAAAACCTATGGACTCATTTTAGTCAATTATTTTTCAGTTTCAAATGAATTTATAGTTCATTTTATGCTTCTCGGAATGGCAGCTTATTTTACAGCAGTAGTAAGAGCTCCTATAACGGGAATAATACTTATATTAGAAATGACAGGAAATTTTTCATATTTGTTTTTATTAATTGTAACTGTTACAATAACATATGTTTTAACGGAATTTCTCAAATTGGAACCGATTTATGAAATATTATTTGAAAATATGTTTACAAGGGAAAAAGAAATTTATTCAGGTTCTGCTGAAAAAGCAGAAAATAAAATTGTAACTCTTTTAATACATGTCGGTGCCGATTCTGAATTTGAAAATAAAAAAATAAAACAATTAAATCTTCCGAAAAAACTTTTAGTTGTAGGTGTTAGAGAAAATAGAAAAGAATATATACCTGATGGTGAAACTTTAATAAAAAGCGGAAATCATCTTGTAATTATAACAGATTACAATACAGCTCAAAAATATGCGTATAAGTTGAAAGATAAAGGAATAAAAATTTTATAAAATATACTTTACTAATTATTGAAAAACTTCTTTTATATAGTAAAATAAAAGTGTTGTAATGCATCTGTTATTTAATGAAAAATGATTACTTATTTTTTGACTTAATTTTATAAAAGAATTTTAATAAAGAAAAATTTTTCTTCATAAAATATGAAATATTTTTCTTTATTTTTTATTTATGTAAATAATACACAACTTTTCGTACTTATTATTTAATTAATAAATATAGAATTTAGTATTTTTTTATAAAGTAATTTCGTTTGACAAATCAAATTATATTTTTTTACAGTTTACTATTTATTTTATTTTTTAAATTATCAAAAAAAATTTAAATACTAAAGAAAAAAATTAATGAAAAATATTTTGAATACCTTTAAATATAGGGGATAAATTATAATAATGAGTCTTTTTTTGAAAATTTATTTTTCCTTTTGAATAAGGTATAATTAATTAAAATAATTAAAGAAAATTTTCATTATGGGTAATTGATAAGTCTTTTTAGAGAATATATTTTGCATAAAAAGGAGGGAGAATGAAAATAAAAAGAAAGAGTCTGC belongs to Leptotrichia sp. OH3620_COT-345 and includes:
- a CDS encoding ClC family H(+)/Cl(-) exchange transporter, translating into MEKSVLQELNNISSLKSRRKSSVLIFFCFLTGIISGIAVVSYTILLNKISEWRESLLTDVSLGKIIFGLFLFMLIGVTVQLMIFKYPLIGGSGIPQVNGLLQRKIEFNWFPELICKFFGGILAIGAGMSLGREGPSIHLGALIGEGINKLSKRPNVEQKYLVTCGASAGLAAAFNAPLAGTIFALEELHKFFSPLLLICVLVASGASNYVSRLILGSKTVFEHNFVLPDHTSPLFAVIITGIFCIIITLAGKGFSFFLVYFQKKYKNIKLNKYLKISFFMITAYTVCIFFKDITGGGHSLIEHMFHSGIPLKLLLVILILKFFYTMLSYSTGFPGGIFLPMLVIGALIGKTYGLILVNYFSVSNEFIVHFMLLGMAAYFTAVVRAPITGIILILEMTGNFSYLFLLIVTVTITYVLTEFLKLEPIYEILFENMFTREKEIYSGSAEKAENKIVTLLIHVGADSEFENKKIKQLNLPKKLLVVGVRENRKEYIPDGETLIKSGNHLVIITDYNTAQKYAYKLKDKGIKIL